Proteins co-encoded in one Pelodiscus sinensis isolate JC-2024 chromosome 9, ASM4963464v1, whole genome shotgun sequence genomic window:
- the RPS8 gene encoding small ribosomal subunit protein eS8, with product MGISRDNWHKRRKTGGKRKPYHKKRKYELGRPPANTKIGPRRIHTVRVRGGNKKYRALRLDVGNFSWGSECCTRKTRIIDVVYNASNNELVRTKTLVKNCIVQIDSTPYRQWYEAHYALPLGRKKGAKLTPEEEEILNKKRSKKIQKKYDERKKNAKISSILEEQFQQGKLLACIASRPGQCGRADGYILEGKELEFYLRKIKARKGK from the exons ATGG GTATCTCTAGGGACAACTGGCACAAGCGCCGCAAGACTGGGGGCAAAAGGAAGCCCTACCACAAGAAGAGGAAGTATGAGTTGGGGCGACCTCCTGCCAACACCAAG ATTGGCCCACGCCGAATTCACACAGTGAGGGTTCGTGGTGGTAACAAGAAATATCGGGCTCTACGCTTGGATGTCGGCAATTTCTCTTGGGGCTCTGAAT GCTGCACCCGCAAGACCAGAATCATTGATGTCGTCTACAACGCTTCCAACAATGAGCTGGTGCGGACAAAGACGCTGGTCAAGAATTGCATCGTTCAGATTGACAGCACCCCGTACCGACAATGGTATGAAGCCCACTATGCCTTGCCCCTGGGACGCAAGAAGGGCGCTAAACTG ACTCCGGAAGAGGAGGAAATCTTAAACAAGAAGCGGTCAAAGAAGATCCAGAAGAAATATGATGAGCGGAAGAAGAACGCCAAGATCAGCAGCATCCTGGAGGAGCAGTTCCAGCAGGGAAAGCTGCTTG CATGCATCGCCTCCAGACCTGGACAGTGTGGCCGAGCGGATGGCTATATTCTGGAAGGCAAGGAACTAGAATTCTACCTGAGGAAGATCAAGGCCAGGAAAGGCAAATGA